One Nitrospira sp. DNA window includes the following coding sequences:
- a CDS encoding Alpha,alpha-trehalose-phosphate synthase [UDP-forming] translates to MRLSLRFILPLLLVLGVVAYSVVPLVDSLTLKWFTRDLESRSKLLASTMEVPLSELVASRSRTKIFAYFHKVIQDERLYALGFCDTQQHLLYQTLTYPDQLSCESLAHLAPGSSEVVNFAQGPLHVVVATIQSGGKVHGRLMLVHDMSFVHQRSTDTKWYVFYLFVGLAAVISGVTVLVAHLSWRGWVAGVRAMLTNMGLPPEPGRTHSPELHPVAQDLHALVRELEADRRMRDESQITWSPNSLKTILHEHLSGDEILIVSNRQPYIHNRRGQKIEVQLPASGLVSALEPVMRACSGVWIAHGNGSADREVVDGRDHVRVPPDHPSYDIRRIWMSPDEESGFYYGFSNEGLWPLCHNAHVRPTFRTSDWEQYVAINERFAKAVVEEAKTDDPVVLVQDYHFALLPKMVREKLPNATIIMFWHIPWPNAESYGICPWRQEILEGLLGSSIVGFHTREHGNHFLYCIDRILEARIDRDASTVSYGGRLTAVNPYPISIEWPSRWLENQRPVPDCRVHIRERHAMGPDRLVGIGVDRLDYTKGIIERFLAVERLFELQPEWVGTFSFIQIAAPSRTIIDQYQHFHDQVYALAERINKRFGREGYEPIVLKVKHHEPPDVYEYYRAADLCFVTSLHDGMNLVAKEFIAARDDDQGVLILSQFTGAAQELPEALVVNPYDIDQCAAALHMALSMTPKEQRARMRSMRGLIQEFNVYRWAGRMLMDAARMRRRIRVMKQVVQASGRGR, encoded by the coding sequence ATGCGTCTGTCCCTCCGGTTTATCCTTCCTCTTTTGCTGGTGTTGGGAGTCGTGGCCTACAGCGTGGTGCCTCTGGTTGATTCGCTCACGTTGAAGTGGTTCACGCGCGATCTTGAAAGCCGGTCCAAATTGCTGGCGAGCACGATGGAGGTACCGCTGTCGGAATTGGTCGCTTCCCGCTCGCGCACGAAGATCTTCGCCTATTTTCACAAGGTCATTCAGGATGAACGGTTGTATGCGCTGGGCTTCTGCGATACGCAGCAACACCTGCTCTACCAGACCCTGACCTACCCGGATCAACTGTCCTGTGAGAGTTTGGCGCACCTGGCGCCGGGCTCCTCGGAAGTGGTGAATTTTGCGCAAGGGCCGCTGCACGTCGTGGTGGCGACTATTCAATCGGGGGGCAAGGTTCACGGCCGGCTCATGCTGGTCCACGACATGAGTTTCGTGCACCAGCGCAGCACCGATACGAAGTGGTACGTGTTTTATCTCTTCGTCGGCCTGGCCGCGGTGATTTCCGGGGTGACGGTGCTCGTCGCACACCTCAGTTGGCGAGGATGGGTGGCGGGCGTGCGGGCGATGTTGACCAATATGGGGCTGCCGCCGGAGCCAGGCCGCACCCATTCGCCCGAGCTGCACCCGGTCGCGCAGGATCTCCATGCGTTGGTGCGGGAATTGGAAGCCGATCGCCGGATGCGCGATGAAAGCCAGATCACCTGGAGCCCGAACAGCCTCAAGACGATTTTGCACGAGCACCTCTCCGGCGATGAAATTTTGATCGTCTCCAATCGGCAGCCATACATCCACAATCGGCGGGGACAGAAGATCGAGGTGCAGCTGCCGGCCAGCGGGCTCGTATCCGCGCTGGAACCGGTGATGCGCGCCTGTTCGGGAGTGTGGATCGCCCACGGCAACGGTTCGGCCGACCGCGAGGTGGTGGATGGCCGCGACCATGTGCGGGTGCCGCCGGATCATCCGTCGTACGATATCCGCCGCATCTGGATGTCTCCCGATGAGGAATCCGGGTTCTACTATGGGTTTTCCAACGAGGGACTCTGGCCGCTCTGTCACAACGCCCATGTCCGCCCAACGTTCCGGACCTCCGACTGGGAACAGTATGTGGCCATCAACGAGCGGTTCGCCAAGGCCGTGGTTGAAGAAGCCAAGACGGACGATCCGGTGGTGCTCGTCCAGGACTACCACTTCGCGCTGTTGCCCAAGATGGTGCGGGAGAAACTGCCGAACGCCACCATCATCATGTTCTGGCATATCCCCTGGCCGAACGCGGAGAGCTACGGCATCTGCCCCTGGCGGCAGGAAATTCTGGAGGGGTTGCTCGGCAGCAGTATCGTCGGGTTCCATACGCGCGAACACGGCAACCATTTTCTGTACTGCATTGATCGCATCCTGGAGGCGCGCATCGACCGCGACGCCTCCACGGTGTCGTACGGCGGCCGGCTCACGGCGGTGAATCCTTACCCGATTTCCATCGAATGGCCATCGCGTTGGTTGGAGAACCAGCGGCCAGTGCCGGACTGCCGGGTGCATATCCGTGAACGCCATGCCATGGGCCCGGATCGGCTGGTGGGGATCGGGGTGGATCGGCTCGACTACACCAAGGGCATCATCGAGCGGTTCCTCGCGGTCGAACGACTGTTCGAACTGCAGCCTGAATGGGTTGGAACCTTCTCCTTTATTCAGATCGCGGCGCCGAGCCGGACGATCATCGATCAATACCAGCATTTTCACGATCAGGTCTATGCGCTGGCCGAACGCATCAACAAACGGTTCGGCCGCGAAGGGTACGAACCGATCGTCTTGAAGGTCAAGCATCACGAACCGCCGGACGTGTACGAGTATTACCGGGCGGCCGATCTCTGTTTCGTGACGAGCCTCCACGACGGCATGAATCTGGTGGCCAAGGAGTTCATCGCGGCGCGCGACGACGATCAAGGCGTCTTGATCCTCAGCCAGTTTACCGGTGCGGCGCAGGAATTGCCCGAGGCCCTGGTGGTCAATCCCTACGATATCGATCAGTGCGCGGCGGCGTTGCACATGGCGCTGTCGATGACGCCGAAGGAGCAACGCGCCCGCATGCGGAGCATGCGGGGGTTGATCCAGGAGTTCAACGTGTACCGTTGGGCGGGACGCATGCTCATGGACGCGGCACGGATGCGCCGCCGCATTCGCGTGATGAAGCAGGTGGTGCAGGCTTCGGGACGGGGTCGGTAA
- a CDS encoding UDP-galactose-lipid carrier transferase, with product MKDYGIKPGRRFTLKEFDPDDTGAYKKNEEGKAKAKADAADLIARLDQLQERLYANGSRALLLILQGMDTSGKDGTIKHVMSGVNPQGCRVASFKAPSEKELEHDFLWRVHQEVPPKGYIGIFNRSHYEDVLITRVHGWVSEKVVTQRFNQINEFEELLAESGTAILKVFLHISKDEQKERLIERIRDPEKRWKFNEGDLEERKLWDDYMKAFERMLSATSTAHAPWYVVPANRKWYRNLVVAELVVQALSSMNLSTPPAPKGVDFDKLKIM from the coding sequence ATGAAAGACTATGGCATCAAGCCCGGTCGTCGATTCACGTTGAAAGAGTTCGATCCCGACGACACGGGCGCGTACAAGAAAAACGAGGAGGGTAAGGCCAAGGCGAAAGCCGACGCGGCAGACCTCATCGCGAGGCTCGATCAACTGCAGGAACGGCTCTATGCGAATGGGAGCCGGGCGCTGCTGCTCATCCTCCAGGGCATGGACACCAGCGGCAAGGACGGCACGATCAAACATGTGATGTCCGGCGTCAACCCACAGGGCTGTCGGGTGGCCTCCTTCAAAGCGCCGAGCGAGAAAGAACTCGAGCATGATTTTCTCTGGCGCGTCCACCAGGAAGTGCCGCCGAAGGGCTACATCGGGATCTTCAACCGGTCGCATTACGAAGACGTGCTGATTACGCGCGTGCACGGCTGGGTCTCGGAGAAGGTCGTGACGCAGCGATTCAACCAGATCAACGAGTTTGAAGAATTGTTGGCCGAGAGCGGGACGGCGATTCTCAAAGTGTTTCTGCACATTTCCAAGGACGAACAGAAGGAGCGGCTCATCGAACGGATCCGCGATCCGGAAAAGCGTTGGAAGTTCAATGAAGGCGATCTTGAGGAACGCAAGCTGTGGGACGACTACATGAAGGCGTTCGAACGGATGCTGTCCGCCACCAGCACGGCCCATGCGCCCTGGTATGTGGTTCCCGCGAATCGAAAATGGTATCGCAACCTCGTCGTGGCCGAGCTGGTGGTGCAGGCGCTCTCCTCGATGAATCTCTCCACCCCTCCAGCGCCCAAGGGGGTGGACTTCGACAAGCTGAAGATCATGTAG
- a CDS encoding trehalose-phosphatase: protein MQYALRAPGKRVLDRVAGREAALFAFDFDGTLARIVQDRHAATLAQPVRDALHALAMQAPTAIISGRSLADLRPRVDGIPTHLVGNHGLEGLHASERVMHQARDCCRTWLKTVLKDESSLTKTGVVVEDKTYSLTFHYRQACSPPEAREAIFHSVATLSPAPRLVLGKSVVNAIPPGNLHKGTAILELMHQLNSSAALYVGDDDTDEDVFSLPDERIVTVRVGKKATSAAQLYLERQSQIGLLLEYLAQARSRTTLT, encoded by the coding sequence ATGCAGTACGCGCTCAGAGCGCCAGGGAAGCGCGTCCTCGATCGAGTGGCTGGCCGGGAGGCGGCGCTCTTTGCATTCGATTTCGACGGCACGCTGGCGCGAATCGTTCAGGACCGGCATGCGGCAACCCTGGCGCAACCGGTTCGCGATGCGCTCCATGCCCTGGCCATGCAGGCCCCGACCGCCATCATTTCCGGTCGCTCCCTCGCGGACCTCCGGCCGCGCGTGGACGGTATTCCCACGCATCTGGTCGGGAATCACGGACTCGAAGGGTTGCATGCGTCGGAGCGGGTCATGCACCAGGCGCGGGACTGTTGCCGCACCTGGCTCAAGACGGTGCTGAAGGATGAATCGAGCCTGACCAAGACCGGCGTGGTGGTGGAAGACAAGACCTATTCGCTGACGTTCCACTATCGGCAGGCCTGCTCGCCGCCCGAGGCGCGCGAAGCGATCTTTCATTCGGTCGCGACGTTGTCTCCGGCACCGCGCCTCGTGTTGGGGAAGTCCGTGGTGAATGCCATTCCGCCCGGCAATCTGCACAAGGGAACGGCCATCTTGGAATTGATGCACCAGCTCAACAGTTCCGCCGCGCTGTACGTCGGCGACGACGATACCGACGAAGATGTCTTTTCGTTGCCGGATGAGCGCATTGTCACGGTGCGTGTCGGGAAAAAGGCGACCTCCGCCGCACAATTGTATCTGGAACGGCAGTCGCAGATCGGCCTGTTGCTGGAGTATCTCGCCCAGGCGCGCAGCCGAACGACGTTGACCTAA
- a CDS encoding Glucoamylase, producing the protein MYPYGLIGNCHVSAHIHESGSVDWLCLPRPDSDPVFGRILDPDGGHFSISSPTDSTQVKTTQRYLPNTNILATQVSTSKGDTFKITDFCPRFEQYGRLYRPAALFRIVEPLAGTPSIRVSCRPVTGWEKDYARGMRGNSHVRYDIRGEYLRLLTNMPLTYLYEERPFALTEKTYFALTWGLGIEDDLAKVSQEFLDQTARYWRMWVKHCSIPVLHQEEVIRSALALKLHCYEDTGAILAALTTSLPEEPGGPRNWDYRYCWLRDAYFSLTAFQNLGHFEEMEGFLKFLLNIAYTHEHSRERLAPVYTLSQDLPLPETEHRNWAGFQGSVPARSNNQAAEHIQNDVYGELVLALAPIFFDNRFYDLRTKDQEQLVANLARLCERTIAQPDAGLWEIRNGWREHSFSNLMCWAGLDRAHRMQQAGFLPSLTFDIGTARARAAQALLNATKDGALRNGPKDDTYDASMAQAPILGFPNREVCEATMKHIAQELSVQAGGKDTGFYFRYLRTDDFGRPQSSFVICSFWVVQALARLGRMAEAQQIMAQVLTGANHLGLFSEHFVPETHTQLGNFPQAYSHVGLINAAFAVSPPWTTVL; encoded by the coding sequence ATGTACCCCTACGGCCTGATCGGCAATTGCCACGTCTCCGCCCATATCCACGAAAGCGGCTCGGTCGATTGGCTCTGCCTGCCCAGACCGGACAGTGATCCCGTCTTCGGCCGGATCCTGGATCCGGACGGGGGGCATTTTTCCATATCAAGCCCTACCGACTCGACTCAAGTCAAGACGACGCAACGCTATCTCCCCAATACAAATATTCTGGCGACGCAGGTGTCTACGTCCAAGGGAGACACCTTCAAGATCACGGACTTTTGCCCGCGCTTCGAACAATATGGTCGCCTCTATCGGCCCGCCGCCCTCTTCCGCATCGTCGAACCGCTGGCCGGCACCCCGTCGATCCGCGTGAGTTGCCGTCCCGTCACGGGATGGGAAAAGGACTATGCCCGGGGAATGCGGGGCAACAGCCACGTCCGTTACGACATCCGCGGGGAGTACCTCCGGCTGCTGACCAACATGCCGTTGACCTATCTGTACGAGGAACGGCCCTTCGCCCTCACCGAGAAGACCTACTTCGCCCTGACCTGGGGCTTGGGCATCGAAGACGATCTGGCGAAAGTCAGTCAGGAATTTCTCGACCAGACGGCCCGCTACTGGCGCATGTGGGTGAAACATTGCTCGATCCCGGTCCTGCATCAGGAAGAGGTCATCCGTTCGGCGCTGGCGCTCAAACTCCATTGTTACGAAGACACGGGGGCCATCCTGGCCGCCTTGACCACCAGCCTCCCGGAGGAGCCGGGCGGCCCACGCAATTGGGACTACCGCTACTGCTGGCTGCGCGACGCCTACTTTTCCCTCACGGCCTTCCAGAACCTCGGGCACTTCGAGGAAATGGAGGGATTTCTCAAATTCCTGCTCAACATCGCCTATACCCACGAACACTCCCGGGAACGGCTGGCCCCGGTCTACACGTTGAGCCAGGATCTTCCGCTGCCGGAAACCGAGCATCGAAATTGGGCCGGCTTCCAGGGCAGCGTGCCGGCGCGCAGCAACAATCAAGCGGCGGAACATATCCAGAACGACGTCTACGGCGAGCTAGTCCTCGCATTGGCCCCGATCTTTTTCGACAACCGCTTCTACGACCTGCGTACCAAGGACCAGGAGCAGCTCGTCGCGAACCTGGCCCGGCTCTGTGAACGGACCATCGCTCAGCCGGACGCAGGACTGTGGGAGATTCGCAACGGCTGGCGGGAACATTCATTCTCCAATTTGATGTGTTGGGCCGGGCTCGACCGGGCGCACCGCATGCAGCAGGCTGGATTCCTGCCCTCCTTGACGTTCGATATCGGCACGGCCCGCGCCAGGGCGGCGCAGGCGCTCCTGAACGCCACGAAAGACGGGGCCCTCCGTAACGGTCCTAAGGACGACACCTATGACGCCTCGATGGCCCAGGCGCCGATCCTCGGCTTTCCGAACCGGGAAGTCTGCGAAGCGACGATGAAACACATCGCGCAAGAACTGTCCGTGCAAGCCGGCGGGAAAGATACGGGGTTTTATTTCCGCTATCTGCGGACCGACGATTTCGGTCGGCCGCAATCCAGTTTCGTCATCTGTTCCTTCTGGGTCGTCCAGGCCCTAGCGCGGCTCGGACGGATGGCCGAAGCCCAACAGATCATGGCCCAGGTCCTGACCGGGGCGAACCATCTCGGGCTCTTCTCAGAACATTTCGTGCCGGAAACCCACACCCAACTCGGAAACTTTCCCCAGGCCTACTCCCACGTCGGTCTCATCAACGCCGCCTTCGCCGTCAGCCCGCCTTGGACGACGGTGCTGTAA